CACAGCGCCGGAATCGAAGCCACGAAGCCTACTTTCAGGATCGACATGCCTTTTTCCTGAACCAGGTAAATCGGGAACCAGGTGAGGAAAAACCAGGTAATTGTGTTGATAAAATACTGGCCGAAGAACACGCCAAGCATCATACGGTTAGTGAGCAACTGCTTGATATAATGCAGTTTAGGACCACCTGATTTCACATCACCCGGCTTTTTGTGGTCCATATCCACGACCGCGCCGTTTTCAGAAATAAACTTCAGCTCTTCTTGCGACATACGCGGGTGATCGGTTGGGTTATGAATAAACTTTACCCATAGTCCGGTGAGCACAAAACCAATCACGCCCATTACGGTAAACACGTGCTCCCAACCCCAGGCGAAGGTCAGCCAGCCCAGCAGCGGCGAAAACAGCGCCAGGGAAAAATATTGCGCGGAGTTAAAAATCGCAGATGCCGTGCCACGCTCTTTCGTCGGGAACCAGGCCGCCACAATACGGGCGTTCGCCGGGAAGGACGGCGCTTCCGAGAAGCCCAGCATAAAGCGCATGATGAACATTGAAATACCCGCCCAGGCCAGCGGGAACATGTCCACAAAGCCTTGCAGGAAGGTGAACAGTGACCAGAAGAACAGACTGTATGTGTAGACTTTCTTCGAGCCGAACTTATCCAACAGCCAGCCGCCGGGGATTTGCATCAACAGGTAAGCCCAGCCGAAGGCGGAGAAAATGTAGCCCATTGAGATGGCGCTGAGCTGCAACTCTTTGGCCACTTCCGTGCCGGCAATAGATAGCGTCGCACGGTCCGCGTAGTTAACAGCGGTAACGATAAATATTATCAGCAATATTAAATAACGGGTGTGCGTACCTTTCTTTTTCTCGACAACTGTATCCAGAATCATTCTAATTACCTCGAGTACATTAAATTTTTTATTATTATTGAGTAGATATTCCTGGTGATAAATTACTGAGAATTAGAACGCATAATAATTTATCAGACACTATGAAACCGTGATTTAGTATAATCAGCAACGCAACGTTAATCATTGTGCAAGCGCTCATTAAAAACGCGTTATTAAATTAATGTTTTGGGCAAATGCACACATGCCTGGGCGCTAATGCACACATTTACGTATTGCTACCCCTGATGGTACGGCCTTGCTGAGTTTAAGTGATCATCATCACATTCTTCGCCTTAAACTCCTGACATTCTTATTTCACGCTACTGAATCTTTATTACTTACAATTAGATTCAAAATATAAATATCCACACTATTATCACCACCTTGTTGGAGAATACTGGACAATGGCCGACATCGAAATCAGACAAGAATCGCCAACGGCGTTTTATATTAAAGTTCACGAAACAGATAATGTGGCGATAATTGTCAATGACAATGGTCTGAAAGCCGGGACGCGTTTTCCGGACGGACTGGAACTCATTGAGCATATTCCCCAGGGCCATAAAGTGGCACTAATGGATATTCCTGTTCACGGCGAAATCGTGCGTTATGGCGAAGTTATAGGCTATGCCGTTCGCGATATTCCACGCGGCAGTTGGATTGATGAATCAATGGTTGAACTGCCCAAAGCTCCGCCGCTGGAGACACTGCCGCTGGCAACCAAAGTGCCAGAGCCGCTGCCGCCTCTTGAGGGTTATACCTTCGAAGGTTATCGCAATGCTGACGGTAGTGTCGGCACCAAGAATCTGCTCGGTATCTCCACCAGCGTACACTGTGTGGCGGGCGTTGTGGACTATGTGGTGAAAATCATTGAGCGCGACCTGTTGCCCAAATACCCGAACGTTGACGGCGTGGTGGGGCTCAATCACCTGTACGGTTGCGGCGTGGCAATCAATGCCCCAGCCGCCATCGTGCCGATTCGTACCATTCACAATATTGCGCTTAACCCGAACTTTGGCGGTGAAGTGATGGTCATTGGCCTCGGCTGCGAAAAACTGCAGCCAGAGCGCCTACTGGAAGGCACGCACGATGTGAAAAGTATTCCGGTCGACAGCGCCAGCATCGTCAGCCTGCAGGATGAAAAACACGTCGGCTTTCAATCGATGGTTGCCGATATTTTGCAGGTAGCAGAACGTCATCTGACAAAGCTCAATCAGCGCCAGCGTGAAACCTGCCCGGCGTCAGAACTGGTGGTCGGCATGCAGTGCGGCGGCAGCGACGCGTTTTCCGGCGTGACGGCCAACCCAGCTGTGGGTTATGCCTCCGATCTGTTAGTACGCTGCGGCGCGACCGTGATGTTCTCCGAAGTAACCGAAGTGCGCGATGCCATCCACCTTCTTACCCCACGGGCGATTAACGAAGAAGTGGGTAAACGCCTGCTCGAAGAGATGGCCTGGTACGATAACTACCTTGATATGGGCAAAACGGATCGCAGCGCCAATCCTTCTCCGGGCAACAAGAAAGGTGGTCTGGCAAATGTAGTGGAAAAAGCTCTGGGTTCTATTGCCAAGTCTGGCAAGAGCGCGATTGTCGAAGTATTGTCGCCTGGCCAGCGTCCAACCAAGCGTGGCCTGATTTACGCCGCAACCCCCGCCAGCGATTTTGTCTGCGGTACGCAGCAGGTCGCCTCCGGGATCACCGTGCAGGTGTTCACCACCGGTCGCGGTACGCCGTACGGCCTGA
The Citrobacter arsenatis DNA segment above includes these coding regions:
- the garP gene encoding galactarate/glucarate/glycerate transporter GarP; translation: MILDTVVEKKKGTHTRYLILLIIFIVTAVNYADRATLSIAGTEVAKELQLSAISMGYIFSAFGWAYLLMQIPGGWLLDKFGSKKVYTYSLFFWSLFTFLQGFVDMFPLAWAGISMFIMRFMLGFSEAPSFPANARIVAAWFPTKERGTASAIFNSAQYFSLALFSPLLGWLTFAWGWEHVFTVMGVIGFVLTGLWVKFIHNPTDHPRMSQEELKFISENGAVVDMDHKKPGDVKSGGPKLHYIKQLLTNRMMLGVFFGQYFINTITWFFLTWFPIYLVQEKGMSILKVGFVASIPALCGFAGGVLGGVFSDYLIKRGFSITLARKLPIVLGMLLASTIILCNYTDNTTLVVALMALAFFGKGFGALGWPVISDTAPKEIVGLCGGVFNVFGNVASIVTPLVIGYLVSELHSFNAALMFVGCSALMAMVCYLFIVGDIKRMELQK
- the garD gene encoding galactarate dehydratase, which encodes MADIEIRQESPTAFYIKVHETDNVAIIVNDNGLKAGTRFPDGLELIEHIPQGHKVALMDIPVHGEIVRYGEVIGYAVRDIPRGSWIDESMVELPKAPPLETLPLATKVPEPLPPLEGYTFEGYRNADGSVGTKNLLGISTSVHCVAGVVDYVVKIIERDLLPKYPNVDGVVGLNHLYGCGVAINAPAAIVPIRTIHNIALNPNFGGEVMVIGLGCEKLQPERLLEGTHDVKSIPVDSASIVSLQDEKHVGFQSMVADILQVAERHLTKLNQRQRETCPASELVVGMQCGGSDAFSGVTANPAVGYASDLLVRCGATVMFSEVTEVRDAIHLLTPRAINEEVGKRLLEEMAWYDNYLDMGKTDRSANPSPGNKKGGLANVVEKALGSIAKSGKSAIVEVLSPGQRPTKRGLIYAATPASDFVCGTQQVASGITVQVFTTGRGTPYGLMAVPVIKMATRTELANRWFDLMDINAGTIATGEETIEDVGLKLFEFILDVASGRKKTFSDQWGLHNQLAVFNPAPVT